A window of the Thermus thermamylovorans genome harbors these coding sequences:
- the sucD gene encoding succinate--CoA ligase subunit alpha, whose translation MILVNRETRVLVQGITGREGQFHTQQMLAYGTKVVAGVTPGKGGTEVLGLPVYDTVKEAVAHHAIDASIVFVPAPAAADAALEAAHAGVPLIVLITEGIPTLDMVRAVEEIQALGSRLIGGNCPGIISAEEAKIGIMPGHVFQRGKVGLISRSGTLTYEAAAALSRAGLGTTTTVGIGGDPVIGTTFKDLLPLFNEDPETEAVVLIGEIGGSDEEEAAAWVKAHMKKPVVGFIGGRSAPKGKRMGHAGAIIMGNVGTPESKLQAFAEAGIPVADTIDEIVELVKKALG comes from the coding sequence GTGATCCTGGTGAACCGCGAAACCCGCGTCCTGGTCCAGGGCATCACCGGCCGGGAGGGGCAGTTCCACACCCAGCAGATGCTGGCTTACGGCACCAAGGTGGTGGCGGGGGTGACCCCGGGCAAGGGGGGCACGGAGGTCCTGGGTCTTCCCGTGTACGATACGGTAAAGGAAGCCGTAGCCCACCATGCCATTGACGCCTCCATCGTCTTCGTGCCCGCCCCCGCGGCGGCGGACGCGGCCCTGGAGGCCGCCCACGCGGGGGTGCCCCTCATCGTCCTCATCACCGAAGGCATCCCCACCCTGGACATGGTGAGGGCGGTGGAGGAGATCCAGGCCCTGGGGAGCCGCCTCATCGGGGGGAACTGCCCCGGGATCATCAGCGCCGAGGAGGCCAAGATCGGCATCATGCCCGGCCACGTGTTCCAGCGGGGCAAGGTGGGGCTCATCAGCCGCTCCGGCACCCTCACCTACGAGGCGGCGGCCGCCCTCTCCCGGGCGGGCCTAGGCACCACCACCACCGTGGGCATCGGCGGCGACCCCGTGATCGGCACCACCTTCAAGGACCTCCTCCCCCTCTTCAACGAGGATCCCGAAACCGAGGCCGTGGTCCTCATCGGGGAGATCGGGGGCTCCGACGAGGAGGAGGCCGCCGCCTGGGTGAAGGCGCACATGAAGAAGCCCGTGGTGGGCTTCATCGGCGGCCGCAGCGCCCCCAAGGGCAAGCGCATGGGCCACGCGGGGGCCATCATCATGGGCAACGTGGGCACCCCAGAGTCCAAGCTCCAGGCCTTCGCCGAGGCGGGCATCCCCGTGGCGGACACCATCGACGAGATCGTGGAGCTGGTGAAAAAAGCCCTGGGCTAA
- a CDS encoding PIN/TRAM domain-containing protein — MSPRLLLYFLFALLGYGLAVGLEGLGLLPRSGGLLSLNRLYLVVAGFLTGMLLAPRLEAFLEPRLRRLRELPPEVPVALTLGATLGLLLTVLLTTLLSQVPGFSPYHSLLLALFLVGLFSYLALGYRDYLRLPPKPPRPPGGKVLDTSVLVDGRLAEVAATGFLEGPLYVPHFVLKELQHFADNQDPLKRAKGRRGLETLERLKETLPLEVLEEAPKGESVDERLLFLARSLGAALVSNDLALLQMARIYGVKALSVQALAQALRPQLQVGDTLKLLIMKEGKEPHQGVGYLEDGSMVVVDGGIRYRGQEIEVVVTQAIQTQVGRLFFARPAAEA, encoded by the coding sequence ATGAGCCCGCGCCTCCTCCTCTACTTCCTCTTCGCCCTCCTGGGCTACGGCCTGGCGGTGGGCCTGGAGGGCCTGGGCCTCCTCCCCCGCTCCGGAGGGCTTCTCTCCCTGAACCGCCTCTACCTGGTGGTCGCAGGCTTCCTCACGGGGATGCTCCTGGCCCCCAGGCTGGAAGCCTTCCTGGAGCCCCGCCTGCGCCGCCTGCGGGAGCTTCCCCCTGAGGTGCCCGTGGCCCTCACCCTGGGGGCCACCCTGGGCCTCCTCCTCACCGTCCTCCTCACCACCCTCCTCTCCCAGGTACCGGGCTTCTCCCCCTACCACAGCCTCCTCCTGGCCCTTTTCCTGGTGGGGCTCTTCTCCTACCTGGCCCTGGGCTACCGGGACTACCTGCGCCTGCCCCCCAAACCCCCCCGCCCCCCGGGGGGCAAGGTGCTGGACACCAGCGTCCTGGTGGACGGGCGCCTGGCGGAGGTGGCGGCCACGGGCTTTCTGGAAGGGCCCCTCTATGTCCCCCACTTCGTGCTGAAGGAGCTCCAACACTTCGCCGACAATCAAGACCCCCTGAAGCGGGCCAAGGGACGGCGAGGCCTGGAGACCCTGGAAAGGCTGAAAGAGACTCTCCCCCTGGAGGTGCTGGAGGAGGCCCCCAAGGGGGAGAGCGTGGACGAACGGCTCCTCTTCCTGGCCCGCTCCCTGGGGGCCGCCCTGGTCAGCAACGACCTGGCCCTCCTGCAGATGGCCCGCATCTACGGGGTGAAGGCTCTCTCCGTCCAAGCCCTGGCCCAGGCCCTAAGGCCCCAGCTCCAGGTGGGGGACACCCTGAAGCTCCTGATCATGAAGGAGGGGAAAGAGCCCCACCAGGGGGTGGGCTACCTGGAGGACGGCTCCATGGTGGTGGTGGACGGGGGGATCCGCTACCGGGGGCAGGAGATCGAGGTGGTGGTCACCCAGGCCATCCAGACCCAGGTGGGCCGCCTCTTCTTTGCCCGGCCCGCCGCCGAGGCTTAG
- the sucC gene encoding ADP-forming succinate--CoA ligase subunit beta → MNLHEYQAKEILARYGVPVPPGKVAYTPDEAKRIAEELGRRVVIKAQVHVGGRGKAGGVKLADTPAEAYEKAQAILGMNIKGLTVKKVLVAEAVDIAREYYAGLILDRAQKRVVLMLSKEGGVDIEEVAAERPEAIHKFWIDPHRGLRPFEAREMVKRAGLEGNLNRLAQVLVALYRAYEGADASIAEINPLVVTADGQIVAADAKIVLDDNALFRHPDLAELREIEAEHPLEVEASNYGFAYVKLQGNIGVIGNGAGLVMYTLDLVNRTGGKPANFLDIGGGAKAEVVYNALKVVLKDPDVKGVFINIFGGITRADEVAKGVIRALEEGLLTKPVVMRVAGTAEEEAKRLLEGKPIYMYPTSIEAAKAMVAMVGGAA, encoded by the coding sequence TTGAACCTGCACGAGTATCAAGCCAAGGAGATCCTGGCCCGCTACGGGGTACCGGTGCCCCCCGGCAAGGTGGCCTATACCCCCGACGAGGCCAAGCGCATCGCCGAGGAGCTGGGCCGGCGGGTGGTGATCAAGGCCCAGGTGCACGTGGGCGGGAGAGGCAAGGCCGGGGGCGTAAAGCTGGCGGATACCCCGGCGGAAGCCTACGAGAAGGCCCAGGCCATCCTGGGCATGAACATCAAGGGCCTCACCGTGAAGAAGGTCCTGGTGGCCGAGGCGGTGGACATCGCCAGGGAGTACTACGCCGGCCTCATCCTGGACCGAGCGCAGAAGCGCGTGGTCCTCATGCTCTCCAAGGAAGGGGGGGTGGATATCGAAGAGGTGGCCGCGGAGCGCCCCGAGGCCATCCACAAGTTCTGGATCGACCCCCACCGGGGCCTCCGCCCCTTCGAGGCCCGGGAGATGGTGAAGCGGGCGGGCCTCGAGGGCAACCTGAACCGGCTGGCCCAGGTGTTGGTGGCCCTCTACCGGGCCTACGAGGGGGCGGACGCCTCCATCGCCGAGATCAACCCCCTGGTGGTCACCGCGGACGGCCAGATCGTGGCCGCCGACGCCAAGATCGTCCTGGACGACAACGCCCTCTTCCGCCACCCCGACTTGGCGGAGCTCAGGGAGATCGAGGCCGAGCACCCCCTGGAGGTGGAGGCCAGCAACTACGGCTTCGCCTACGTGAAGCTCCAGGGCAACATCGGCGTCATCGGCAACGGGGCGGGCCTCGTCATGTACACCCTGGACCTGGTGAATCGCACCGGGGGAAAGCCCGCCAACTTCCTGGACATCGGGGGCGGGGCCAAGGCGGAGGTGGTCTACAACGCCCTCAAGGTGGTCCTCAAGGACCCGGACGTGAAGGGGGTGTTCATCAACATCTTCGGCGGCATCACCCGGGCGGACGAGGTGGCCAAGGGGGTGATCCGGGCCCTGGAGGAGGGGCTCCTCACCAAACCCGTGGTCATGCGGGTGGCGGGAACCGCCGAGGAGGAGGCCAAAAGGCTCCTGGAAGGCAAGCCCATCTACATGTACCCCACGTCCATCGAGGCGGCCAAGGCCATGGTGGCCATGGTGGGAGGTGCGGCGTGA